The DNA region GGACacggcgggccgggccgggacaCGGCGGGACACGGCCGTGACAGGGCGGCAGACGGCAGGACACGGCGGCACAGGgcgggccgagccgggccgggccgggccaggcGCGGGCTCCgcggcgctcccgccgcccgggcccccccccaccccgctcTACCTGCGGGGCGCGCGCGCCCAATCAGCGGccgcggcggcgcggggcgcgtGCCAATCAAGCGCGGCGCCGCCAAtggggcggcgggcggcgggtCAGGTGACGGGCGGCGCGCGGCCCCCATTGGCGCGGCGCGGCCCGGGCCGGGGTTGGTTTATGTGCGAGGCGCGCTCGGCCGCCCCGGCAGAGCCCCGACGGCGCCGAGCGGGagcgcggccgccccgcgcctcctgccctgctgcgcCGCCCGGCCCGAccggcgcggcgcggggggcgggtGGCTGCTTtggcttttggggttttagttttgggggttttatcttcttttttttttttttttttttttggtttggttttgttttgtttttgtgtcaGTCGGGGGTGCTCGcctcgctgcccgcccgcgGCCGGGGCCGCGCCTGCCCGCAGCGGGGGGCGGAGTGGGGGTGcgttttggggtggttttgtaCTTTTTTGGGGGCGGGCGGAAGGAGGGGGGGCGGGCAGGCTGCCGCCGCGCCGACGGCCCTGCGCCCATGACGATGCTGCTGGACGGAGGGCCGCAGTTCCCGGCGCTGGGGGTGGGCGGCTTCGCAGCGCCCCGCCACCACGAGATGCCGGGCCGCGACGCCGCCGGCGGTGGCATGGGGCTGGGCCCCTTCGGGGACTCTTCGCACGCCGCCGCCTTCAAGCTGAACGCGGCCCCGCACGACCTCGCCGCCGGGCAGAGCTCGGCGTTCACGCCGCAGGCGCCGGGCTACGCCAGCGCCCTGggccaccaccaccatcaccaccaccacgCCGGCCAGGTGCCCTCCTacggcggggccgccgccttCAACTCCACCCGCGACTTTCTGTTCCGCAACCGCAGCTCCGGCATCGCGGACGCCGCCTCCGGCACGGCGCAGCACGGGCTCTTCGGCGGCTCCCCCGGCGGCTtgcacggccccggcggcatCCCGGACACCCCGGGCTACCTGCTCTTCCCGGGGCTGCACGAGCAGAGCCCGAGCCACACGTCCCCCAACGGGCACGTGGACAACGGGCAGATGCACCTGGGGCTGCGCGGGGACCTCTTCGGGCGGCCGGATCCCTACCGGGCCGTCTCCAGCCCCCGCACGGACCCTTACGCCGGCGCCCAGTTCCACAACTACAACCACATGAATATGAATATGGGCATGAACGTGGCggcccaccaccaccaccaccacggCCCCGGCGCTTTCTTTCGGTACATGCGCCAGCCCATCAAGCAAGAATTGTCCTGCAAGTGGCTCGACGAGAGCCAGCTCAGCCGGCCCAAGAAGAGCTGCGACAGGACTTTCAGCACCATGCACGAGCTGGTGACCCACGTCACCATGGAGCACGTCGGGGGGCCGGAGCAGAACAACCACATCTGCTACTGGGACGAGTGTCCGCGGGAAGGCAAGTCCTTCAAGGCGAAATACAAACTGGTGAACCACATTCGGGTGCACACGGGGGAAAAGCCCTTCCCGTGTCCCTTCCCGGGCTGCGGCAAGATCTTTGCCCGCTCCGAGAACCTCAAGATTCACAAGCGGACGCACACAGGTAAGGCCCGTGTCCGTGTGTTCCCCCGCCCGGGACGGGGGGCTCCGGGGCTGCGGGGACGGGCCGGGCCGGCAGCGGCCGGCGTGTGAGCTGCGCGGCGCTGCCTCCGCTCTCGGCCTCCGGAGCGGAGGGAACCatagaaatgcaaatgaaaCCTCGTTTTCGGTGACTTCCGctccttttttattcttatttttaggCCTGATTGGCGTCTCTTCTAATTAAATCGGCGATACTTTTgtcaaagtatttttatttgcagcCCCGACTTTCCTTCAGCCCTCCTGCATGGGTGGAGGGAAGAGAGGGGGAAGGCTGGAAGCAAACGTACTTTGGCTTGTATCCTCGAGTAGGTCTTGTAAAGCTGTCCGAACCGCTGAATTTATCTCGGGTCTTCTCCTTTCCCAAGCTCGCCCAGCCGCCTtccctgctggagcccagcgtGGGCCTGGCGGGAGGTGAGTTAAAAGTCATAAAGGCTGATCCAAATTTATCCGACACGTAACAAATCTTGCTGTCCATCTTCCCCTTCATTTGTTGTGGTGCTTGTGCATCCCTAAGGTGGGGCGAGCAGGGCAGATGCTGTCCTTGGAGGAGGCGGGTGGGGATGGAGAGAGGAACGGCCCTCCTTCACCCTCTCTAAATTTCACAGGTGAGAAGCCTTTCAAGTGCGAGTTTGAGGGCTGCGACAGGCGCTTCGCCAACAGCAGTGACAGGAAGAAACACATGCACGTCCACACCTCCGACAAGCCCTACATCTGCAAGGTGTGCGACAAATCCTACACCCACCCCAGCTCACTTAGGAAACACATGAAGGTAAATCACGCCGGTGCTCCAGCCCTTTCCTCCCTGAGCAGTGATGCTCAGTCGCTGGTGTGCTCAGGGCTCAttcccccagagcagagctgagctccttGTTTCCAGCACGGCCCGAGCCGTCCCCGCTGTCTAGGCTGtggctggagcacagcccgGGGAAATGGCGCAGTTTCTTTTCCGCTGGTGCAGGCGCTGCCCGGTTTGCGGAGCGGGGCTAAGTGCGGGCAGGCTGTGCAAGTGCAGCCCGGCCTGTGGCTGCAGCCCCTCGTGCTGGGATGCCGCAGCCCCCGGCCAGGACGCTGCAGCAGTGTCCGGGGGCCGCGGCCGGCGTCTGTCGCCGGTGCTCGGTGGCCGGCCGGGCGTGAGCTGCCCGCTGGCCGGGCAGGGCCCAGCCGCTGCTCCATGTGTCCATCCTGCATGGAGGAGCAGCCCCGCGGGGTGCCGGaggccccgagctcgctcccATCTCTGCCTCTTGGTTTTAGGTGCACGAATCCCAGGGGTCGGACTCTTCCCCTGCAGCCAGTTCGGGGTACGAGTCCTCCACCCCGCCTGCGGTGGGCTCCGCCGGCAGTAAGGACTCCACTAAAACGCCGCCGGCCGCCCTGCAGAGTAACCCCGGCCATAACCCTGGACTGCCCCCCAATTTTAATGAGTGGTATGTGtgaaggcagctgctgcccggCCACAGACTGGACCAAATGCGTAGGGAACGAGGCAAAAAAAGGACAAACCAAGCCAACTGCAGCTCGCTCCCACGGAAATGGAGTTTCCACACCGACGACCACATAGGGCTACACCTACTTAACTGCCAGGATGTGGAGGGGGgtcttttattattatattataattattactatttttttgcAAGCCCAGACGCTGGACTAGCCATGTCCTTTTCTCAGgattagatttctttttttttttttttttttttgtaatttttttcagtctcagTCATTTCTTTGGTTTCACTCCCCGTCCCTTGCCTGGGTTTCTCTTCTTCCAATTCCcaacttattttatttttcttaattttttttttctttctttcgGTGGGATGTTGACATGAGGATGAAAATTCTCCTTCGCCTTAGTGGTGATTGTTTAAACTTTCAGTCTTAAACCGTGCCAAAGTCCTGTTATGTCTT from Taeniopygia guttata chromosome 4A, bTaeGut7.mat, whole genome shotgun sequence includes:
- the ZIC3 gene encoding zinc finger protein ZIC 3 — encoded protein: MTMLLDGGPQFPALGVGGFAAPRHHEMPGRDAAGGGMGLGPFGDSSHAAAFKLNAAPHDLAAGQSSAFTPQAPGYASALGHHHHHHHHAGQVPSYGGAAAFNSTRDFLFRNRSSGIADAASGTAQHGLFGGSPGGLHGPGGIPDTPGYLLFPGLHEQSPSHTSPNGHVDNGQMHLGLRGDLFGRPDPYRAVSSPRTDPYAGAQFHNYNHMNMNMGMNVAAHHHHHHGPGAFFRYMRQPIKQELSCKWLDESQLSRPKKSCDRTFSTMHELVTHVTMEHVGGPEQNNHICYWDECPREGKSFKAKYKLVNHIRVHTGEKPFPCPFPGCGKIFARSENLKIHKRTHTGEKPFKCEFEGCDRRFANSSDRKKHMHVHTSDKPYICKVCDKSYTHPSSLRKHMKVHESQGSDSSPAASSGYESSTPPAVGSAGSKDSTKTPPAALQSNPGHNPGLPPNFNEWYV